Within the Arthrobacter sp. V1I7 genome, the region CGACGGGCTCCGGCTTGAGATCACGGCCATCGACCCGGATCCGCGGGCCAGCCGTTTCGCCGCCAAACATCATCCGGCGGCCGGCGTGACGTTCCGGCAGGCGACTACAGCCGGCCTGGTCCGCGAGGGCCGCAGCTACGACTTCGTCGTATCCAACCACGTGCTCCACCACCTGGCAGCGGACGAGTTTCCGGCCTTCCTGGCCGAGTCGGGAAAACTCTGCCACGGCCGGGTCATCCATAATGACCTGCGGCGCAGTGTCCTGGCCTATGCGCTCTTCTTCGCCGGCTCCCGGCCTCTCACCGGCTCCTATATCCGGCAGGACGGGCTGACGTCCATCCGGCGGAGCTACACGACGGCGGAGCTCCGTGCCGCCGCTCCCCCGGGCTGGACGGTGGTACGCCGCGCCCCCTACCGGAACCTGCTGATCCTCGACAAAAGCGCCGCGGGTGCCTGAGGTCCTGGTCATCGGCGGCGGACCGGTCGGCCTGTTCATGGCCGCCCTGCTGCTGCAAAACGGCGTGCGGGTCCGGGTGCTCGAACAGCGCGCCGCGCCGGACCCGCACTCCCGGGCCATCGGCATCCACCCTCCCGCGCTGGACGTGCTGGAACGGATCGGCGTCGCGCAGGAACTGGTGGCCGGGGGGATCCCGATCCGTCGCGGCATCGCGGTCGGCGGCGGGCGGCAGCTCGCGGAGATGAACTTCGACGGCGTGTCGGAGAGCTACCCCTTCGTCCTGTCCCTACCCCAGAGCCGTACCGAGGCAGCCCTGGAACGGCGCGTCCGGGCGCTCGATCCCGGCGCCCTGCACCGCGGCGTCGGGCTCACCGGCCTGCACGACGACGGCGCTCAGGTCACGGTGACGGGCAGCTCACCCACGGGGCCGGTCCGGTATTCGGCGAACCTCGTGATCGCCGCCGACGGGGTCCGCTCCACCGTGCGGACACTGCAGGGAACGGCGGTGCATGCCAAGGACTATCCCGACACCTACCTGATGGGCGACTTCGCCGACGGCACCTGCCTCGGCCCGGACGCCGCGCTCTTCCTGGCGTCGGAGGGGATTGTCGAGTCCTTCCCGCTGCCCGGGGTCCAGCGCCGCTGGGTGCTCCGGCTCAACGGGTCGGACAGGGCGGGGAGTGCTGCGCTGCACGCCAAGACCGACGCCGGCTGGCTGGCGGAGCGCGTCCGGGACCGCACCGACATCCATGTCGACGCCGGCAGCAACAGCATGCTCAGCAGCTTCGGCGCACGGTCACGGCTGGCACGCCGGATGGTGACCGGACGGACAATCCTGATCGGCGACGCCGCCCACGAGATCAGCCCTATCGGAGGCCAGGGCATGAACCTGGGCTGGCTCGACGCTGTGGCGCTGGCGCCGCTCGTGCTCGCCGCCGTGCGGGGTGCCGACGCGGGAGCGCAACTGCAAAGGTTTGAACGCAACCGGATGACGGCCGCCGTCAGGGCGATGCGGCAGGCGGAGATCAATATGGCGCTGGGCCGGCCGCTCGCCGGCACCCTCCTTGACATCAGGAACAACGCGATCTCGGCGGCCGCCGCGGTCCCGGCGCTGAATTCATTCGTGGCCCGCCGTTTCACCATGCAGTGAGCAGCGGGTCGGTCCAGCCGGCGGGGCCATGTCCCCGGAATAGACTGGGGGCATGGGCCGCCTCTCCAGGACGAACCGGCGCATGGCATTGCCGACCACGGCAGCGGCGGGTCTGCTGGCCGTCGTGTCGGCATGCGGTGCGGGCGGCGGAAGCGCCGCCGGGACGGGTCCCCGGGAACCGCAACGGGCCTTCCCGGTCACCGCCGAGGTCAACCAGCTCCGCGACAACTACGGCAAACAGATCGTCTCGATCCAGCTCACCAATACCTCAGACGCCGCAC harbors:
- a CDS encoding NAD(P)/FAD-dependent oxidoreductase, whose protein sequence is MPEVLVIGGGPVGLFMAALLLQNGVRVRVLEQRAAPDPHSRAIGIHPPALDVLERIGVAQELVAGGIPIRRGIAVGGGRQLAEMNFDGVSESYPFVLSLPQSRTEAALERRVRALDPGALHRGVGLTGLHDDGAQVTVTGSSPTGPVRYSANLVIAADGVRSTVRTLQGTAVHAKDYPDTYLMGDFADGTCLGPDAALFLASEGIVESFPLPGVQRRWVLRLNGSDRAGSAALHAKTDAGWLAERVRDRTDIHVDAGSNSMLSSFGARSRLARRMVTGRTILIGDAAHEISPIGGQGMNLGWLDAVALAPLVLAAVRGADAGAQLQRFERNRMTAAVRAMRQAEINMALGRPLAGTLLDIRNNAISAAAAVPALNSFVARRFTMQ
- a CDS encoding class I SAM-dependent methyltransferase; this encodes MDLPGCDPARLDRTYEQFALVNRAVSGWRGLYLRELRPRLRAGSATTLLDIGCGGGDVPVMLARWASRDGLRLEITAIDPDPRASRFAAKHHPAAGVTFRQATTAGLVREGRSYDFVVSNHVLHHLAADEFPAFLAESGKLCHGRVIHNDLRRSVLAYALFFAGSRPLTGSYIRQDGLTSIRRSYTTAELRAAAPPGWTVVRRAPYRNLLILDKSAAGA